The Anguilla anguilla isolate fAngAng1 chromosome 19, fAngAng1.pri, whole genome shotgun sequence genome has a segment encoding these proteins:
- the tmem121b gene encoding transmembrane protein 121B has translation MIAASGNENSEADFPQSEAVICPESPVSLSPENRELFIRNASSRRDTQTSTGSANQQESSTERLVSSAALAAAYIMTSGEFMHTTPLFVRRSRRNNLYKILCFLFLLFQGGILDFYLIVFTDLYWCSWIATDLVVMTGWGIFFLKNARSKRERACGFHQKSSIFGCNLGEFTYSYLAWLIYVIACTPKVVLILETSILDLITLKVPLGITGFKIIITLSAPLLYCLINSVIEDFNGATRYHSQSCFLSTCMDMLDSFTLIEMVLMNEIPTVYLKYTVISVYFIALGVPVLWLYELTASQMHCRWIWARFLSSVLVNAPLLVVRCFLVYVYKMPVSVLMFKNIFFLACKCLELVEQCLTVKGARRYASNQTQVSHCVSENDMCPHGYVNTLAVNTQS, from the coding sequence ATGATCGCAGCATCTGGAAACGAAAATTCGGAAGCCGACTTTCCCCAGTCCGAAGCGGTGATCTGCCCCGAGTCTCCCGTTTCCTTGTCGCCGGAAAACCGCGAGCTGTTCATCAGAAACGCCTCGTCCAGGCGGGATACTCAGACTTCCACCGGCAGCGCAAACCAGCAGGAAAGCAGCACCGAGCGCCTGGTTTCCTCGGCAGCTCTTGCCGCTGCCTACATCATGACATCGGGGGAGTTCATGCACACCACTCCCTTGTTCGTGCGAAGATCCAGAAGGAACAACCTCTACAAAATcctctgcttcctcttcctcctcttccaggGTGGAATTCTAGATTTCTACCTGATAGTGTTCACTGATCTCTACTGGTGCTCGTGGATAGCCACCGACCTGGTGGTGATGACGGGCTGGGgtattttctttctgaaaaacgCAAGGAGCAAACGGGAGCGAGCCTGTGGTTTTCACCAGAAGAGCTCAATATTCGGTTGCAACCTCGGGGAGTTCACCTACTCCTACCTCGCCTGGCTTATATACGTCATTGCGTGCACCCCGAAAGTGGTGCTTATTTTGGAGACGTCGATTTTGGACCTGATCACGCTCAAAGTCCCGCTCGGGATCACCGGCTTTAAGATAATCATTACACTGTCTGCACCGCTGCTCTACTGCTTAATCAATTCAGTCATCGAGGACTTTAACGGGGCCACGCGCTACCACTCCCAAAGTTGCTTCCTAAGCACCTGCATGGATATGCTGGACAGCTTCACCTTGATCGAGATGGTCCTAATGAACGAGATTCCTACTGTGTACCTTAAGTACACGGTCATATCCGTCTATTTTATCGCGCTGGGCGTCCCAGTGCTCTGGTTGTATGAGCTGACAGCCTCCCAGATGCACTGTCGGTGGATTTGGGCAAGGTTTCTCTCCAGCGTCCTGGTTAACGCTCCCCTGCTTGTCGTCAGGTGTTTCCTGGTTTATGTTTACAAAATGCCCGTTTCGGTGCTGATGTTTAAGAACATATTCTTCTTGGCTTGTAAGTGCCTGGAATTGGTCGAGCAATGTCTAACTGTTAAGGGAGCTCGGAGGTACGCCAGTAACCAAACTCAAGTGTCCCACTGCGTCTCTGAAAACGACATGTGCCCACACGGCTATGTCAATACCTTGGCAGTTAACACCCAATCTTAA
- the LOC118219113 gene encoding interleukin-17 receptor A-like — MYLIVYSIVLLSVHATLTSGLRILQSPPLNCTQEGLRCTANINNCLDQGWLRPRKYTPTDPKNLTVKLDVREDENGDLVPVLLVNWAAQIDGSIKFMDGTEVYVLEMSINLNRCVRYIFANKITHKKNSPDEPWSFSLDRLVVDPDQKYIVSVNNLPKPNLNHDSYNVSKEITIPGCADAIIKKTKKCVESGSLWKSNISLEMSKGQDGKAAITVGFDGDTLSEKYSVAVQCVSSNTEYQTVKKSNRTSLKATFALGMWPRTCCHFKVEIQPFFVSCQNDCIRRWKKFNICPSSPTLSPGVPFQTPLAVGLVLALGVVLLCGIACCAYFHCGKLLMKDQRGAKISQKDPDFPMKDSQDKPSTQRKVLLIYSLDHPLYRDVVLKLCAFLTAKCGTEVVLDLLDSAWLGAVGRMQWLDWQKQQIEKSSDKILILCSRGVRAKWRAMCGEGRVMLREDLRSPMGDMLTPALSLIAPDLLRAAALEKYIVAYFEDVSSEEDVPAPFNITVKYKLMKHFEELYFRILDQEKHEPGRVNRIEGIAPDEYFNCPSGRALRDAIETLQAYQLENPDWFEKECVDSEEEVAESELQHPLLADTCGDPVFQCVPEFKEGPPVLVNEVEFNEDDRGVRALIPLVNQGGEGLSIYESHPGICAEQSQVCSSHSLARATPGVLDAGPSLFTFKGHRPVNAEPALCEPAAPRVNRLCRPEESPGESCPGEEEEEEEEEGEEEQLHASLGPPSQESLQRLRALQESLCPIVPARVEDESVFDVEGRREWIQEKRPQSGSDQGYISRSLLQDSTLRQGSADPLDALSKLQEACLLNSLAPSSGFPDTPSY, encoded by the exons ATGTATCTAATTGTTTACAGTATCGTGTTGTTGTCCGTTCATGCAACTCTAACGTCCGGTCTTCGGATATTGCAATCGCCACCTCTGAACTGTACACAAGAG ggtCTGAGATGCACGGCAAATATAA ACAACTGCTTGGACCAAGGCTGGCTAAGACCCAGGAAATACACTCCGACTGATCCGAAGAACCTGACGGTGAAGCTGGACGTGAGAGAGGATGAGAACGGTGACCTCGTGCCGGTTCTTCTGGTGAACTGGGCAGCGCAGATCGACG GGAGCATTAAATTCATGGACGGCACAGAGGTCTACGTGCTGGAAATGTCTATCAACCTGAACCGCTGCGTTCGCTACATCTTTGCCAACAAGATCACGCACAAGAAGAACTCGCCAGATGAACCG tggtCATTTTCACTGGACAGATTGGTGGTGGACCCTGACCAGAAATACATAGTTTCTGTCAATAATCTGCCCAAGCCAAACCTGAACCACGATAGCTACAATGTCTCTAAAGAGATTACCATCCCAG GGTGTGCAGATGCCATaataaagaaaactaaaaagTGTGTGGAGAGCG GAAGTTTATGGAAGTCCAACATTAGCTTGGAGATGTCCAAAGGGCAAGATGGCAAAGCAGCGATCACCGTGGGCTTCGACGGCGACACGCTCTCTGAGAAGTACAGCGTAGCCGTCCAGTGCGTGTCCAGTAACACGGAGTACCAGACCGTAAAGAAG AGCAATCGGACGTCTCTGAAAGCAACTTTTGCTCTTGGAATGTGGCCTCGAACTTGTTGCCATTTTAAGGTGGAG ATCCAGCCATTTTTTGTGTCGTGCCAAAACGACTGTATTCGACGCTGGAAGAAATTTAACATCT GTCCAAGCAGCCCGACGTTGTCACCCGGGGTTCCATTCCAAACTCCTCTGGCAGTTGGCCTTGTTCTCGCTCTCGGTGTCGTCCTGCTTTGTGGGATAGCCTGCTGTGCCTATTTCCACTGTGGAAAACTGCTGATGAAAG atcAGCGAGGAGCAAAAATATCCCAGAAAG ATCCAGATTTCCCTATGAAAGACTCGCAGGACAAACCCAGCACCCAGAGGAAAGTGCTCCTGATCTACTCGCTGGACCACCCTCTGTACAGAGACGTCGTCCTCAAGCTGTGCGCCTTCCTGACTGCCAAGTGCGGCACCGAGGTGGTCCTGGACCTGCTGGACTCCGCCTGGCTCGGCGCCGTGGGCCGCATGCAGTGGCTGGACTGGCAGAAGCAGCAGATCGAGAAGTCGTCCGACAAGATCCTGATCCTGTGCTCACGGGGCGTGCGCGCCAAGTGGAGGGCGATGTGCGGAGAGGGCCGGGTGATGCTGAGAGAGGACCTCCGCTCGCCCATGGGGGACATGCTCACCCCTGCCCTCAGTCTGATTGCCCCAGACTTGCTGCGAGCAGCTGCGCTGGAGAAGTACATCGTGGCGTACTTTGAGGACGTGAGCAGTGAGGAAGACGTCCCGGCCCCGTTCAACATCACCGTCAAGTACAAGCTGATGAAGCACTTTGAGGAACTCTACTTCAGAATCCTGGACCAGGAAAAACATGAGCCGGGAAGGGTGAACCGCATCGAGGGAATAGCGCCAGATGAATATTTCAACTGCCCCTCGGGTAGAGCCTTGAGGGACGCCATCGAGACTTTGCAGGCCTACCAGCTGGAGAATCCTGACTGGTTTGAAAAGGAGTGTGTGGACAGCGAGGAAGAAGTGGCAGAGTCCGAGCTACAGCACCCTCTTCTTGCAGACACGTGCGGAGACcctgtatttcagtgtgtgcCAGAGTTTAAGGAAGGGCCTCCTGTCCTTGTCAACGAGGTGGAGTTCAATGAAGATGACAGAGGCGTCCGGGCATTAATTCCTCTCGTGaaccagggaggggaagggctTTCCATCTACGAATCTCATCCGGGTATTTGTgcggagcagagccaggtctgttCCTCACATTCCCTGGCGAGGGCTACTCCAGGTGTCCTGGATGCTGGCCCCTCGCTTTTCACCTTCAAGGGACACCGGCCTGTGAATGCAGAACCTGCCCTGTGTGAACCTGCCGCCCCGAGAGTGAACAGGCTGTGCCGGCCAGAGGAGTCACCTGGAGAGAGCTGCccaggtgaggaggaggaggaggaggaggaagagggagaggaagagcagcTCCACGCCTCTCTTGGTCCACCTTCCCAGGAATCTCTACAGCGCCTGCGGGCTCTCCAGGAATCTCTGTGTCCCATCGTCCCAGCGCGCGTGGAGGACGAGTCCGTTTTCGACGTGGAGGGGCGGCGCGAATGGATCCAGGAGAAGAGGCCGCAGAGTGGATCAGACCAAGGGTACATCTCCAGGTCCCTCCTCCAGGACTCGACGCTTAGACAGGGCTCTGCAGACCCACTGGACGCTCTGTCCAAACTCCAGGAGGCGTGTCTTCTGAACAGCCTCGCCCCCTCCAGCGGCTTTCCCGATACGCCAAGCTACTGA
- the LOC118219232 gene encoding interleukin-17 receptor A-like — protein MNFLIGHVFSLMALVSSLRIMEGPPLNCTQEGLRCSANISDCSDGDRWVRPRYETSTSPSKSELQVVARRDEKGDLVPVISAKWWARTDGSIFSLKGTKVHIRQEASNQSLCVYYVFHNKMEMVNPRHEAWSFSLDRVVVDPGQKYSIYISNLPVPRIGHNKIDQNFTVPGCNDPKLQETEVCLESGSLWEPNITRSVSGSGAAMTVSFNSEEHSEKYTVSVQCPDFRDSQTVWKENETSLNVTFAMDQWPATCCDYDIVIQPFFIRCSEDCARLERFKNCVHDPGYCGGQVLIISFLGLLLCCGCFALCRKTLTGVRKPCPPGSLSDPAATPTAVSRQEPLQLSTPRKVLLIYSLDHPLYRDVVLKLCAFLRAKCGTEVVLDLLDSAWLGTVGRMQWLDWQKQQIEKSSDKILILCSRGVRAKWRAMCGEGRVMLREDLRSPMGDMLTPALNLIVPDVVHSTSFQKYMVAYFEDVSCEDDVPAPFNVTVKYKLMKHFEELYFRILDQEKHEPGRVNRIEGIALDEYFNCPSGRALRDAIETLQAYQLENPDWFEKECVDSEEEVSESELQHPLLADTCGGPIFQCVPEFQEGPPVLVNEVEFNEDARGVRALIPLVNQGGEGLSTHQLHPGVHPSDSHLCYSHPVVEADPLMSKWSLRPSASEGQPCSRNAAAPQEPPTPMRNTFHLPGEVWGSSSGESVPVENRDEAPTSTDRLSPTVLRQLQALQRSFGPAEDLASAPVGVVDHRKRPPSGSDQGYISRSSHHQDSTHNKSQNPLDALTRLQEACLLNSLKPSGDVPSSEASFGHDRQ, from the exons ATGAATTTCCTTATCGGACATGTTTTCTCGCTAATGGCTCTAGTATCATCTCTCCGGATAATGGAAGGGCCACCTCTAAATTGTACTCAAGAG GGCCTGAGGTGCAGTGCAAATATAA GTGACTGCTCTGACGGGGACAGGTGGGTTAGGCCCAGGTATGAAACCTCAACCAGCCCGTCGAAATCAGAGCTACAGGTGGTGGCTAGAAGAGACGAGAAAGGGGACCTGGTGCCCGTGATCTCGGCGAAATGGTGGGCGCGGACAGATG GAAGCATATTTTCCCTCAAAGGAACCAAGGTGCACATACGACAGGAGGCCAGTAACCAAAGCCTTTGCGTTTATTACGTTTTCcacaataaaatggaaatggtgAACCCTAGGCATGAAGCG TGGTCATTTTCATTGGACCGAGTTGTTGTGGATCCCGGACAGAAATACTCGATTTACATTTCTAATCTGCCTGTACCACGCATTGGGCATAACAAGATTGACCAAAACTTTACCGTCCCAG GGTGCAATGATCCTAAATTACAGGAAACAGAAGTATGTTTGGAGAGTG GAAGCCTGTGGGAACCTAACATTACCCGGAGTGTATCGGGTTCGGGAGCAGCGATGACCGTGAGTTTTAACAGCGAGGAGCACTCTGAGAAATACACTGTGTCCGTCCAGTGTCCGGACTTCAGAGACTCGCAGACCGTCTGGAAG GAAAATGAGACGTCCCTGAATGTGACGTTTGCAATGGACCAGTGGCCTGCGACCTGCTGCGATTATGACATTGTG atcCAGCCATTTTTTATTCGGTGCAGCGAGGACTGTGCCCGCCTGGAGAGATTTAAGAACTGCGTCC ATGACCCAGGATACTGTGGCGGACAAGTTTTAATCATTTCTTTCCTGGGACTGCTCCTTTGTTGTGGGTGTTTTGCACTTTGCAGAAAGACCTTGACCG gtGTGAGAAAACCCTGCCCTCCAGGT TCCTTGAGCGACCCAGCTGCCACGCCCACTGCTGTCTCTCGACAAGAGCCTCTCCAGCTGAGCACCCCAAGGAAAGTTCTGCTGATCTACTCGCTGGACCACCCTCTGTACAGAGACGTCGTCCTCAAGCTGTGCGCCTTCCTGAGGGCCAAGTGCGGCACCGAGGTGGTCCTGGACCTGCTGGACTCCGCCTGGCTCGGCACCGTGGGCCGCATGCAGTGGCTGGACTGGCAGAAGCAGCAGATCGAGAAGTCGTCCGACAAGATCCTGATCCTGTGCTCACGGGGCGTGCGCGCCAAGTGGAGGGCGATGTGCGGAGAGGGCCGGGTGATGCTGAGAGAGGACCTCCGCTCGCCCATGGGGGACATGCTCACCCCCGCCCTCAACCTAATCGTCCCAGACGTCGTGCATAGCACCTCCTTTCAGAAGTACATGGTGGCGTACTTTGAGGACGTCAGCTGCGAGGATGACGTCCCCGCGCCGTTCAACGTCACCGTCAAGTACAAGCTGATGAAGCACTTTGAGGAACTCTACTTCAGAATCCTGGACCAGGAAAAACATGAGCCGGGAAGGGTGAACCGCATCGAGGGAATAGCGCTAGATGAATATTTCAACTGCCCCTCGGGTAGAGCCTTGAGGGACGCCATCGAGACTTTGCAGGCCTACCAGCTGGAGAATCCAGACTGGTTTGAAAAGGAGTGTGTGGACAGCGAGGAAGAAGTGTCAGAGTCCGAGCTACAGCACCCTCTTCTTGCAGACACGTGCGGAGGCCCCATATTTCAGTGTGTGCCGGAGTTTCAGGAAGGGCCTCCTGTGCTTGTCAACGAGGTGGAGTTCAATGAAGATGCCAGAGGCGTCCGGGCATTAATCCCTCTCGTGaaccagggaggggaagggctTTCCACCCACCAGCTTCATCCTGGCGTTCATCCCAGCGACAGCCACCTCTGTTACTCGCACCCAGTCGTTGAGGCCGATCCGCTGATGTCAAAATGGAGCCTCCGCCCTTCAGCGAGCGAAGGTCAGCCTTGCTCAAGGAACGCCGCCGCCCCGCAGGAGCCGCCAACACCGATGAGGAACACGTTTCATTTGCcgggggaggtgtgggggtcGTCGTCGGGAGAGAGCGTCCCGGTGGAGAACCGAGACGAGGCGCCGACATCGACCGACCGCCTCTCACCTACCGTGCTGCGGCAGCTGCAGGCCCTCCAGAGGTCGTTCGGCCCTGCGGAGGACCTCGCCTCCGCGCCCGTGGGGGTCGTGGACCACAGAAAAAGGCCCCCCAGCGGATCAGACCAGGGGTACATCTCCAGGTCCTCCCACCACCAGGACTCAACGCACAATAAATCCCAGAATCCACTGGACGCTCTGACCAGACTCCAGGAAGCTTGTCTCCTCAACAGCCTCAAGCCGTCAGGAGACGTGCCCTCGAGTGAAGCATCTTTTGGACATGACCGCCAATaa
- the rergla gene encoding ras-related and estrogen-regulated growth inhibitor-like protein, with the protein MNDIKLAVLGSEGVGKSALIVRFLTRRFIGEYASSSECIYRKRLSIDGRQLNLELYDPCSQPCEGKSSLNEQMHWADGFVVVYDISDRSSFVAAKAIVHLIRELHLGVTKRDMDSVVFLVGNKQDLCHVREVSREEGQRLAAEGKCQFYELSAAEHYQEVALMFSKVARNAGLSGKAKDRRRPSGSKSMAKLINNVFGKRRKSV; encoded by the exons ATGAACGACATCAAACTTGCAGTACTGGGGAGCGAGGGGGTCGGAAAATCAG CCCTCATCGTGCGATTCCTTACAAGGCGATTCATTGGGGAATATGCGTCATCCTCAG AGTGTATATACAGAAAGCGTCTGTCTATTGATGGAAGGCAGTTGAATCTCGAGCTTTACGATCCCTGCTCACAG CCTTGTGAGGGGAAGTCCTCGCTGAACGAGCAGATGCACTGGGCGGACGGCTTCGTGGTCGTCTACGACATCAGCGACAGGTCGTCCTTCGTCGCCGCCAAAGCCATCGTGCACCTGATCCGGGAGCTCCACCTGGGAGTGACCAAAAG AGACATGGACTCCGTGGTGTTCCTGGTGGGCAACAAGCAGGACCTGTGCCACGTGCGGGAGGTCAGCCGGGAGGAGGGCCAGCGGCTGGCCGCCGAGGGCAAGTGCCAGTTCTACGAGCTGTCCGCCGCCGAGCACTACCAGGAGGTGGCGCTCATGTTCTCCAAGGTGGCGCGCAACGCCGGCCTGAGCGGCAAGGCCAAGGACCGCCGGCGGCCGAGCGGCTCCAAGTCCATGGCCAAGCTGATCAACAACGTCTTCGGCAAGAGGAGGAAGTCGGTGTAG